A DNA window from Peromyscus leucopus breed LL Stock chromosome 3, UCI_PerLeu_2.1, whole genome shotgun sequence contains the following coding sequences:
- the Tmem121b gene encoding LOW QUALITY PROTEIN: transmembrane protein 121B (The sequence of the model RefSeq protein was modified relative to this genomic sequence to represent the inferred CDS: inserted 2 bases in 1 codon) — protein sequence MHPALGHPRALSSAPASFPPPPAAAARLQPLFLRGGSSRGRRGSGDSSTSTSTSRGGGGGRRGGGGGSPSSSTGAEREDDDESISISKPLVPAAXPPRSRGPGSGGAPASAAAPATASSTSTPTSSCSMTAADFGAGAATGAVGGPGSRSAAGSGGTGTGGGASCCSCCCCCCGRPARPGRRGRRHGCSPSPGCHWGYQALSVVLLLAQGGLLDLYLIAVTDLYWCSWIATDLVVVVGWAIFFAKNSRGRRGGPASSTHNHHQLHHHSAPPLHLPAAASAGAGAKARGGRGGSGGSGAGPGPAGAAGEFAFAYLAWLIYSIAFTPKVVLILGTSILDLIELRAPFGTTGFRLTMALSVPLLYSLVRAISEAGAPPGSAGPLLLQPQQHRAAGCFLGTCLDLLDSFTLVELMLDGRVPLPAHLRYLLIAVYFLTLASPVLWLYELNTTAAAPSWGQASGPGSCSRLLRLLGGCLVDVPLLALRSLLVVSYQQPLSIFMLKNLFFLGCRGLEALEGCWDRGNWVSPSRARSSYGAPPSAPPPPPPPPPQGGSQRGHLENEGGPHGYVNTLAVASQN from the exons ATGCACCCGGCGCTGGGCCACCCTCGCGCGCTCTCGTCCGCGCCCGCCTCCTTCCCGccgccccccgccgccgccgcccggctgcAGCCCCTCTTCCTCCGGGGGGGCTCCTCCCGCGGCCGGAGAGGCTCGGGCGacagcagcaccagcaccagcaccagccgcggggggggcggcggcagacgcggcgggggcggcggctcCCCGAGCAGCAGCACAGGCGCGGAGCGAGAGGACGACGACGAGAGCATTAGCATCAGCAAGCCACTggtgcccgccgc gccgccgcgctccCGGGGCCCCGGTTCAGGGGGCGCCCCCGCCTCCGCCGCCGCGCCCGCCACCGCCTCCTCCACTTCCACGCCCACCTCCTCCTGCAGCATGACCGCCGCGGACTTCGGCGCGGGCGCCGCCACCGGGGCCGTCGGGGGCCCCGGGAGCCGCTCGGCGGCGGGCTCCGGCGGCACCGGGACCGGCGGCGGCGCCTCCTGCTGctcttgctgctgttgctgctgcggCCGCCCTGCCCGGCCCGGCCGCAGGGGTCGGCGGCACGGCTGCTCGCCAAGTCCCGGATGCCACTGGGGCTACCAGGCGCTGTctgtggtgctgctgctggctcAGGGCGGTCTGCTGGACCTATACCTCATCGCCGTCACCGACCTGTACTGGTGCTCTTGGATTGCCACtgacctggtggtggtggtgggctggGCCATCTTCTTCGCCAAGAACAGCCGGGGCCGTCGGGGCGGTCCAGCGAGCAGCACGCACAACCACCATCAGCTCCACCACCACTCGGCGCCGCCTCTGCACCTACCGGCTGCGGCGTCCGCGGGGGCCGGGGCCAAGGCTCGCGGGGGCCGAGGAGGCTCGGGCGGCTCGGGGGCCGGGCCGGGGCCGGCCGGGGCGGCAGGCGAGTTCGCCTTTGCGTACCTGGCCTGGCTCATCTACTCCATCGCCTTCACTCCCAAGGTTGTGCTCATCCTGGGCACGTCTATCCTGGACCTCATCGAGCTGCGAGCGCCCTTTGGCACCACGGGCTTCCGCCTCACCATGGCGCTGTCGGTGCCGCTGCTCTACAGCCTGGTGCGTGCCATCAGCGAGGCGGGCGCGCCCCCGGGCTCGGCGGGTCCCCTGCTCCTGCAGCCACAGCAGCATCGCGCCGCGGGCTGCTTCCTGGGCACGTGTCTGGACCTGCTGGATAGCTTCACGCTGGTGGAGCTGATGCTGGACGGCCGCGTGCCGCTTCCCGCGCACCTGCGCTACCTGCTCATCGCCGTCTACTTCCTCACGCTCGCCTCTCCAGTGCTCTGGCTGTACGAGCTGAACACCACCGCAGCAGCTCCGTCCTGGGGCCAGGCCTCCGGGCCCGGAAGCTGCAGCCGCCTTTTGCGCTTGCTGGGAGGCTGCCTGGTGGACGTGCCCTTGCTGGCGCTGCGCAGCCTCCTGGTCGTGAGCTACCAACAGCCGCTCTCCATCTTCATGCTCAAGAACCTCTTTTTCCTTGGCTGCCGTGGCCTGGAGGCCTTGGAGGGCTGCTGGGACCGAGGGAATTGGGTTTCCCCAAGTCGGGCCAGAAGTAGTTATGGTGCTCCTCCCTCGgccccaccaccaccgccaccaccgccacctcaGGGAGGCTCCCAGCGGGGCCACTTGGAAAATGAAGGGGGCCCTCATGGCTATGTCAACACCCTAGCTGTGGCTTCTCAGAACTGA
- the Il17ra gene encoding interleukin-17 receptor A isoform X1 produces MGTPRAVPGPALGRLLLLLSVLAPGRASPRLLDFPAPVCAQEELSCRVKNSTCLDDSWIHPRNLTPSSPKHIHVQLNFSSTGHGDLVPVLRIEWTLQTDASILFLEGAELSILQLNTNERLCVEYEFLSKLQHHSRRWRFSFSHFVVDPGQEYEVTVHHLPKPIPDGDPNHKSKIIFVPDCEDPRMKMTTPCVNSGSLWDPNITVETLDTQELRVSFNVWNESTPYQILLESFPHSENQSCFDDIQQIPAPRQEEFHRRVNVTFTLRNSDWCCRHRLQVQPFFSSCLNDCLRHAVTVHCPEIPKASVSLADSIPLWVYGFITIIAILLVGSVILVIVCMTWRLSGSDHEKHGDDSKCDGISPGPDLTPPPLKPRKVWIVYSADHPLYVEVVLKFAQFLITACGTEVVLDLLEEKTISEVGVMTWVGRQKQEMVESNSKIIILCSRGTQAKWKAILGWTEPAVQLRCDHWKPAGDLFTAAMNMILPDFKRPACFGTYIVCYFSGISSESDVPDLFNITSRYPLMDRFEEVYFRIQDLEMFEPGRMHHVRELTGENYLQSPSGSQLREAVLRFQEWQTKCPDWFQLENLCLAGDQELPSQDEEVFEDPLLPPGGAIVRQRPLVREPPEGCLVVSVCAREEESGMAKLDPLLRPQSEPGAQTLQTVVLPAEQVPAAGLVEPVPLPDGSGAAAQLTLAEDSEACPLLGAQRNSLLCLPVDSDDWPLCSTPMMSPDHFHSEAREQLESLMLSALEQSLSGQAQESWARPVVVLKDPGTPSEEEQRQSVQSDQGYISRSSPQPPDWLAEEEEEERELGESAEPLSSEVLQNLRGLQRQLLLWELEKNPGWDSLEPRRPATEEQAPS; encoded by the exons ATGGGGACTCCGCGGGCCGTCCCCGGGCCCGCGCTGGGACggctgcttctgctgctgagCGTGCTGGCTCCGGGCCGCGCCTCCCCGCGCCTCTTGGACTTCCCAGCTCCGGTCTGCGCGCAGGAG GAGCTGAGCTGCAGGGTCAAGAATA GTACCTGCCTGGATGACAGCTGGATCCACCCTCGAAACCTGACCCCGTCTTCCCCGAAACACATCCACGTCCAGCTGAACTTTTCGTCTACTGGACACGGAGACCTGGTCCCTGTGTTGCGCATTGAGTGGACCCTGCAGACGGATG CCAGCATCCTGTTTCTTGAGGGCGCAGAGCTGTCCATCCTGCAGCTGAACACCAACGAACGGCTGTGTGTTGAATATGAGTTTCTGTCCAAGCTTCAGCATCATTCTAGGCGG TGGCGGTTTTCCTTCAGCCACTTTGTGGTAGATCCTGGCCAGGAGTATGAGGTGACCGTTCACCACCTGCCCAAGCCCATCCCTGATGGAGACCCAAACCACAAGTCCAAGATCATCTTTGTGCCTG ACTGTGAGGACCCCCGGATGAAGATGACCACACCATGTGTGAACTCAG GCAGCCTCTGGGATCCCAACATCACTGTGGAGACCTTGGACACCCAGGAGCTGCGAGTGAGCTTCAACGTATGGAATGAATCCACCCCCTACCAGATCCTGCTGGAGAGTTTTCCACATTCAGAGAACCAAAGCTGCTTTGATGACATCCAGCAAATACCTGCG cccagacaaGAAGAGTTCCACCGGCGAGTCAACGTCACATTCACTCTACGCAACTCTGACTGGTGCTGCCGCCACCGCCTGCAG GTCCAGCCCTTCTTCAGCAGCTGCCTGAATGACTGCTTGAGACACGCTGTGACTGTACACTGCCCAGAAATCCCAAAGGCCTCAG TTTCCCTTGCAG ACTCTATTCCCCTGTGGGTGTATGGCTTCATCACAATCATCGCCATTCTGCTAGTGGGCTCTGTCATCCTGGTGATCGTCTGCATGACCTGGAGGCTTTCTG GGTCTGATCACGAGAAACATGGTGACGACTCCAAATGCGACG GCATCTCCCCTGGGCCCGACCTGACTCCCCCGCCCCTGAAGCCCAGGAAAGTCTGGATTGTCTACTCCGCCGACCACCCCCTCTATGTGGAGGTGGTCTTAAAGTTCGCCCAGTTCCTGATCACTGCCTGTGGCACTGAAGTAGTCCTGGACCTCCTGGAAGAGAAGACAATCTCAGAGGTGGGGGTCATGACCTGGGTAGGCCGACAGAAGCAGGAAATGGTGGAGAGCAACTCCAAAATCATCATCCTGTGCTCCCGAGGCACCCAGGCCAAGTGGAAGGCCATCCTGGGTTGGACCGAGCCTGCTGTCCAGCTACGGTGTGACCACTGGAAGCCTGCTGGGGACCTTTTTACGGCAGCCATGAACATGATCCTGCCGGACTTcaagaggccagcctgctttGGAACCTACATTGTCTGCTACTTCAGTGGCATCAGTAGCGAGAGCGATGTCCCCGACCTCTTCAACATCACCTCCAGGTACCCACTCATGGACAGATTTGAGGAGGTTTACTTCCGGATCCAGGACCTGGAGATGTTTGAGCCTGGCCGGATGCACCATGTCAGAGAGCTCACGGGGGAGAATTACCTGCAGAgccccagtggctctcagctcaGGGAGGCTGTGCTTAGATTCCAGGAGTGGCAGACCAAGTGTCCGGATTGGTTTCAGCTGGAGAACCTCTGCCTAGCAGGTGATCAGGAGCTCCCATCCCAGGACGAGGAAGTGTTCGAGGACCCACTGCTGCCACCAGGGGGAGCAATTGTCAGACAGCGGCCCCTGGTGCGGGAGCCTCCGGAGGGCTGCCTGGTGGTCAGTGTCTGTGCCCGCGAGGAGGAGAGTGGAATGGCAAAGCTCGATCCGCTGCTGCGGCCCCAGAGCGAGCCGGGGGCTCAGACCCTCCAGACCGTGGTGCTGCCCGCAGAACAGGTGCCTGCAGCCGGGCTGGTGGAACCTGTCCCTCTTCCAGACGGCAGTGGAGCCGCTGCCCAGCTGACCCTGGCCGAGGACAGTGAGGCCTGCCCACTGCTGGGCGCCCAGAGGAacagcctcctctgcctccccgtGGACTCCGATGACTGGCCTCTCTGTAGCACTCCGATGATGTCACCTGACCACTTCCACAGTGAGGCAAGAGAGCAGTTAGAAAGCCTGATGCTGTCAGCGCTGGAGCAGAGTCTGAGCGGACAGGCCCAGGAGAGCTGGGCGAGGCCCGTGGTGGTCCTCAAGGACCCCGGCACCCCCTCTGAGGAGGAGCAGCGGCAGTCAGTGCAGTCGGACCAGGGCTACATCTCCAGGAGCTCCCCTCAACCCCCCGACTGGctggcggaggaggaggaggaggaacgcGAACTGGGTGAGTCAGCtgagcctctgtcttctgaggtcCTGCAGAATCTGAGGGGCCTCCAGAGGCAACTTTTATTGTGGGAACTTGAGAAGAACCCTGGCTGGGACAGCTTGGAGCCAAGGAGACCGGCCACAGAAGAGCAGGCTCCCTCCTAG
- the Il17ra gene encoding interleukin-17 receptor A isoform X2, producing MGTPRAVPGPALGRLLLLLSVLAPGRASPRLLDFPAPVCAQEELSCRVKNSTCLDDSWIHPRNLTPSSPKHIHVQLNFSSTGHGDLVPVLRIEWTLQTDASILFLEGAELSILQLNTNERLCVEYEFLSKLQHHSRRWRFSFSHFVVDPGQEYEVTVHHLPKPIPDGDPNHKSKIIFVPDCEDPRMKMTTPCVNSGSLWDPNITVETLDTQELRVSFNVWNESTPYQILLESFPHSENQSCFDDIQQIPAPRQEEFHRRVNVTFTLRNSDWCCRHRLQVQPFFSSCLNDCLRHAVTVHCPEIPKASDSIPLWVYGFITIIAILLVGSVILVIVCMTWRLSGSDHEKHGDDSKCDGISPGPDLTPPPLKPRKVWIVYSADHPLYVEVVLKFAQFLITACGTEVVLDLLEEKTISEVGVMTWVGRQKQEMVESNSKIIILCSRGTQAKWKAILGWTEPAVQLRCDHWKPAGDLFTAAMNMILPDFKRPACFGTYIVCYFSGISSESDVPDLFNITSRYPLMDRFEEVYFRIQDLEMFEPGRMHHVRELTGENYLQSPSGSQLREAVLRFQEWQTKCPDWFQLENLCLAGDQELPSQDEEVFEDPLLPPGGAIVRQRPLVREPPEGCLVVSVCAREEESGMAKLDPLLRPQSEPGAQTLQTVVLPAEQVPAAGLVEPVPLPDGSGAAAQLTLAEDSEACPLLGAQRNSLLCLPVDSDDWPLCSTPMMSPDHFHSEAREQLESLMLSALEQSLSGQAQESWARPVVVLKDPGTPSEEEQRQSVQSDQGYISRSSPQPPDWLAEEEEEERELGESAEPLSSEVLQNLRGLQRQLLLWELEKNPGWDSLEPRRPATEEQAPS from the exons ATGGGGACTCCGCGGGCCGTCCCCGGGCCCGCGCTGGGACggctgcttctgctgctgagCGTGCTGGCTCCGGGCCGCGCCTCCCCGCGCCTCTTGGACTTCCCAGCTCCGGTCTGCGCGCAGGAG GAGCTGAGCTGCAGGGTCAAGAATA GTACCTGCCTGGATGACAGCTGGATCCACCCTCGAAACCTGACCCCGTCTTCCCCGAAACACATCCACGTCCAGCTGAACTTTTCGTCTACTGGACACGGAGACCTGGTCCCTGTGTTGCGCATTGAGTGGACCCTGCAGACGGATG CCAGCATCCTGTTTCTTGAGGGCGCAGAGCTGTCCATCCTGCAGCTGAACACCAACGAACGGCTGTGTGTTGAATATGAGTTTCTGTCCAAGCTTCAGCATCATTCTAGGCGG TGGCGGTTTTCCTTCAGCCACTTTGTGGTAGATCCTGGCCAGGAGTATGAGGTGACCGTTCACCACCTGCCCAAGCCCATCCCTGATGGAGACCCAAACCACAAGTCCAAGATCATCTTTGTGCCTG ACTGTGAGGACCCCCGGATGAAGATGACCACACCATGTGTGAACTCAG GCAGCCTCTGGGATCCCAACATCACTGTGGAGACCTTGGACACCCAGGAGCTGCGAGTGAGCTTCAACGTATGGAATGAATCCACCCCCTACCAGATCCTGCTGGAGAGTTTTCCACATTCAGAGAACCAAAGCTGCTTTGATGACATCCAGCAAATACCTGCG cccagacaaGAAGAGTTCCACCGGCGAGTCAACGTCACATTCACTCTACGCAACTCTGACTGGTGCTGCCGCCACCGCCTGCAG GTCCAGCCCTTCTTCAGCAGCTGCCTGAATGACTGCTTGAGACACGCTGTGACTGTACACTGCCCAGAAATCCCAAAGGCCTCAG ACTCTATTCCCCTGTGGGTGTATGGCTTCATCACAATCATCGCCATTCTGCTAGTGGGCTCTGTCATCCTGGTGATCGTCTGCATGACCTGGAGGCTTTCTG GGTCTGATCACGAGAAACATGGTGACGACTCCAAATGCGACG GCATCTCCCCTGGGCCCGACCTGACTCCCCCGCCCCTGAAGCCCAGGAAAGTCTGGATTGTCTACTCCGCCGACCACCCCCTCTATGTGGAGGTGGTCTTAAAGTTCGCCCAGTTCCTGATCACTGCCTGTGGCACTGAAGTAGTCCTGGACCTCCTGGAAGAGAAGACAATCTCAGAGGTGGGGGTCATGACCTGGGTAGGCCGACAGAAGCAGGAAATGGTGGAGAGCAACTCCAAAATCATCATCCTGTGCTCCCGAGGCACCCAGGCCAAGTGGAAGGCCATCCTGGGTTGGACCGAGCCTGCTGTCCAGCTACGGTGTGACCACTGGAAGCCTGCTGGGGACCTTTTTACGGCAGCCATGAACATGATCCTGCCGGACTTcaagaggccagcctgctttGGAACCTACATTGTCTGCTACTTCAGTGGCATCAGTAGCGAGAGCGATGTCCCCGACCTCTTCAACATCACCTCCAGGTACCCACTCATGGACAGATTTGAGGAGGTTTACTTCCGGATCCAGGACCTGGAGATGTTTGAGCCTGGCCGGATGCACCATGTCAGAGAGCTCACGGGGGAGAATTACCTGCAGAgccccagtggctctcagctcaGGGAGGCTGTGCTTAGATTCCAGGAGTGGCAGACCAAGTGTCCGGATTGGTTTCAGCTGGAGAACCTCTGCCTAGCAGGTGATCAGGAGCTCCCATCCCAGGACGAGGAAGTGTTCGAGGACCCACTGCTGCCACCAGGGGGAGCAATTGTCAGACAGCGGCCCCTGGTGCGGGAGCCTCCGGAGGGCTGCCTGGTGGTCAGTGTCTGTGCCCGCGAGGAGGAGAGTGGAATGGCAAAGCTCGATCCGCTGCTGCGGCCCCAGAGCGAGCCGGGGGCTCAGACCCTCCAGACCGTGGTGCTGCCCGCAGAACAGGTGCCTGCAGCCGGGCTGGTGGAACCTGTCCCTCTTCCAGACGGCAGTGGAGCCGCTGCCCAGCTGACCCTGGCCGAGGACAGTGAGGCCTGCCCACTGCTGGGCGCCCAGAGGAacagcctcctctgcctccccgtGGACTCCGATGACTGGCCTCTCTGTAGCACTCCGATGATGTCACCTGACCACTTCCACAGTGAGGCAAGAGAGCAGTTAGAAAGCCTGATGCTGTCAGCGCTGGAGCAGAGTCTGAGCGGACAGGCCCAGGAGAGCTGGGCGAGGCCCGTGGTGGTCCTCAAGGACCCCGGCACCCCCTCTGAGGAGGAGCAGCGGCAGTCAGTGCAGTCGGACCAGGGCTACATCTCCAGGAGCTCCCCTCAACCCCCCGACTGGctggcggaggaggaggaggaggaacgcGAACTGGGTGAGTCAGCtgagcctctgtcttctgaggtcCTGCAGAATCTGAGGGGCCTCCAGAGGCAACTTTTATTGTGGGAACTTGAGAAGAACCCTGGCTGGGACAGCTTGGAGCCAAGGAGACCGGCCACAGAAGAGCAGGCTCCCTCCTAG